From one Deinococcus sp. JMULE3 genomic stretch:
- a CDS encoding urease subunit gamma, whose protein sequence is MQLTERERDKLLIFAAAQVARDRRARGLKLNHPEAVALITAAVLEGIRDGRRVEDLMSWGATLLTPDDVMDGIPELIHDIQVEGTFPDGTKLVTIHDPIRGGHSQLVPGEYLLEDGHIELNAGRPVTPLTVANRADRPIQIGSHFHFFEVNAGLHFDRDSAYGQRLNIPAGTAVRFEPGEERDIELVPLGGTREVHGMNALVSGELDGNGMKDAALKQARAQGFGGAE, encoded by the coding sequence ATGCAACTCACCGAACGCGAACGCGACAAACTCCTGATCTTTGCGGCCGCCCAGGTCGCCCGTGACCGCCGCGCCCGCGGCCTGAAACTCAACCACCCCGAAGCCGTCGCCCTGATCACCGCCGCCGTCCTCGAAGGCATCCGCGACGGACGGCGCGTCGAGGACCTCATGAGCTGGGGCGCCACGCTCCTCACCCCGGACGACGTGATGGACGGCATCCCCGAACTCATCCACGACATCCAGGTCGAGGGCACCTTCCCCGACGGGACCAAACTCGTCACCATCCACGACCCCATCCGCGGCGGCCACAGCCAGCTGGTGCCCGGCGAGTACCTGCTCGAAGACGGCCACATCGAACTAAACGCCGGACGACCCGTCACGCCCCTCACCGTCGCCAACCGCGCCGACCGCCCCATCCAGATCGGCAGTCACTTCCACTTCTTCGAGGTGAACGCCGGCCTGCACTTCGACCGAGACAGCGCGTACGGCCAGCGCCTGAACATCCCCGCAGGCACCGCCGTCCGCTTCGAACCCGGCGAGGAACGCGACATCGAACTCGTTCCCCTCGGCGGCACCCGCGAAGTCCACGGCATGAACGCCCTCGTCAGCGGCGAACTGGACGGGAACGGCATGAAGGACGCCGCACTGAAACAGGCCAGGGCACAGGGATTTGGGGGGGCGGAATGA
- a CDS encoding glycerol-3-phosphate dehydrogenase/oxidase — MTPDAHPANPTPDPRHAALSAATTPDTWDLLVIGGGASGLGTALEAATRGYRTLLLEAHDYAKGTSSRSTKLVHGGVRYLAQGNVSLVREALHERGLLKQNAPHLVRDLGFLIAAYRWWAAPFYGIGLKMYDLLAGKLNLQASRYVNKTQALERTPTLKKGALKGGILYFDGQFDDARLAVTLLRTLENHGGVALNHAPVVDLIRDGGRVVGARFRDDETGQEHEVRARAVVNATGVFVDDVRRMENPAVKPMLSPSQGVHVVVDRRFLPGDSAIMVPRTDDGRVLFAVPWHDHVVIGTTDTPVPDTSLEPRALPEEVEFILRTAAQYMDPAPTRADVRSVYAGLRPLVKAAEGTDTKSLSRDHVIRISDGGLITLTGGKWTTYRRMGEDTVNRAAAQAGLPERLSLTAGLKLHGATQADLPDHWKVYGTDAERVQALPGADVTLHPQLPYTEAEVRWAARAEQARTAEDVLSRRLRALLLNAQASIEAAPRVAAILAEELGRDQAWQAEQVRAYTDLAQGYVLR; from the coding sequence ATGACCCCAGACGCGCACCCCGCCAACCCGACCCCCGACCCCCGCCACGCCGCCCTGAGCGCCGCCACCACCCCCGACACCTGGGACCTCCTGGTGATCGGCGGCGGCGCCTCCGGGCTGGGCACCGCGCTGGAGGCCGCCACGCGCGGCTACCGCACCCTGCTTCTCGAAGCGCACGACTACGCCAAGGGCACCAGCAGCCGCTCGACGAAACTCGTGCACGGCGGCGTGCGCTACCTCGCGCAGGGGAACGTCTCGCTGGTGCGCGAGGCGCTGCACGAACGCGGCCTGCTGAAACAGAACGCCCCGCACCTCGTGCGCGACCTGGGCTTCCTGATCGCCGCGTACAGGTGGTGGGCCGCGCCCTTCTACGGCATCGGCCTGAAGATGTACGACCTGCTCGCCGGGAAACTGAACCTGCAGGCCAGCCGCTACGTCAACAAGACCCAGGCCCTCGAACGCACCCCCACCCTGAAGAAAGGCGCGCTGAAGGGCGGCATCCTCTACTTCGACGGGCAGTTCGACGACGCGCGACTGGCCGTGACCCTGCTGCGCACCCTGGAAAACCACGGTGGCGTCGCCCTGAACCACGCGCCCGTCGTGGACCTGATCAGGGACGGGGGCCGCGTGGTCGGCGCCCGCTTCCGCGACGACGAGACCGGCCAGGAGCACGAGGTGCGCGCCCGCGCCGTCGTGAACGCCACCGGCGTGTTCGTGGACGACGTGCGCCGCATGGAGAACCCCGCCGTCAAACCCATGCTGTCCCCCAGTCAGGGCGTGCACGTCGTCGTGGACCGCCGCTTCCTGCCCGGCGACAGCGCCATCATGGTGCCCCGCACCGACGACGGCCGCGTGCTGTTCGCCGTGCCCTGGCACGACCACGTCGTGATCGGCACCACCGACACGCCCGTCCCCGACACCAGCCTGGAACCCCGCGCGCTGCCCGAGGAGGTCGAGTTCATCCTGCGCACCGCCGCGCAGTACATGGACCCCGCCCCCACCCGCGCGGACGTCCGCAGCGTGTACGCCGGCCTGCGCCCCCTGGTGAAGGCCGCCGAGGGGACCGATACCAAGAGTCTCTCGCGCGACCACGTCATCCGCATCAGCGACGGCGGGCTGATCACCCTGACGGGCGGCAAGTGGACCACCTACCGCCGCATGGGCGAGGACACCGTCAACCGCGCCGCCGCGCAGGCCGGACTCCCGGAGCGCCTGAGCCTCACGGCGGGCCTGAAACTGCACGGCGCGACCCAGGCGGACCTCCCGGACCACTGGAAGGTGTACGGCACCGACGCCGAACGCGTCCAGGCGCTGCCCGGCGCGGACGTCACGCTGCACCCGCAACTGCCCTACACCGAGGCCGAGGTCCGCTGGGCGGCCCGCGCCGAACAGGCCCGCACCGCCGAGGACGTCCTCTCGCGCCGCCTGCGCGCCCTGCTCCTGAACGCCCAGGCCAGCATCGAGGCCGCCCCGAGGGTCGCCGCGATCCTCGCGGAGGAACTCGGCCGCGATCAGGCGTGGCAGGCGGAACAGGTCCGCGCGTACACCGACCTCGCGCAGGGCTACGTGCTGCGCTGA
- a CDS encoding DNA repair protein has protein sequence MARPKTKTDAAPAPTPHRSFDALMATAAVDSQIEALVESGADPLTVDRALTEALRAAQARWGLGLHHLRHEARQDEGDIVFLVDDRPAARLSEGSAALAAAYEAMRATDERGLSLWGALPDGWRVPGDTPAARLKVLIEDARDFETHWTAARADAYHRTWRQGDTLHVEVTRPASAEAALSDAAWDVITSIRDRTFQRELMRRSEEHGMLGALLGARHAGARGNLNLLPDAHFTVQAAVHSASGADARNADTHRALLRAATAELDELQSHSTRQLAEVLRHGLNNR, from the coding sequence ATGGCCAGACCCAAGACCAAAACCGACGCGGCCCCCGCCCCCACCCCCCACCGCAGCTTCGACGCCCTGATGGCCACCGCCGCGGTCGACAGCCAGATCGAGGCGCTCGTCGAGAGCGGCGCCGATCCGCTGACCGTCGACCGCGCCCTGACCGAGGCGCTCCGCGCCGCGCAGGCCCGCTGGGGCCTGGGCCTGCACCACCTGCGCCACGAGGCGCGCCAGGACGAAGGCGACATCGTCTTCCTCGTGGACGACCGACCCGCCGCGCGCCTCAGCGAAGGCTCGGCCGCGCTGGCCGCCGCGTACGAGGCCATGCGCGCCACCGACGAACGCGGCCTGAGCCTGTGGGGCGCCCTGCCCGACGGCTGGCGCGTCCCGGGCGACACTCCCGCCGCCCGCCTGAAGGTCCTCATCGAGGACGCCCGCGACTTTGAGACGCACTGGACCGCCGCCCGCGCCGACGCCTACCACCGCACCTGGCGTCAGGGCGACACCCTGCACGTCGAGGTGACCCGCCCCGCCAGCGCCGAGGCGGCCCTGTCCGATGCCGCGTGGGACGTCATCACCAGCATCCGCGACCGCACCTTCCAGCGCGAACTGATGCGCCGCAGCGAGGAACACGGCATGCTCGGCGCGCTGCTCGGCGCGCGGCACGCCGGGGCACGCGGCAACCTGAACCTGCTGCCCGACGCGCACTTCACCGTGCAGGCCGCCGTGCACAGCGCCAGCGGCGCCGACGCCCGCAACGCCGACACGCACCGCGCCCTGCTGCGCGCCGCGACCGCCGAACTCGACGAACTGCAGTCCCACAGCACCCGCCAGCTTGCCGAGGTGCTGCGCCACGGCCTGAACAACCGCTGA
- the hypB gene encoding hydrogenase nickel incorporation protein HypB, translating to MTVANPRIVTVRQNILKANDHTAAENRAALKAAGVRAINLASSPGAGKTALLERTLRDLAGQVSMAVAVGDLATENDAARLRQHGAQAEQIVTGTICHLDAAMVQAVLPRFDLAGLEVLFLENVGNLVCPSSYDLGEAARAVLISTTEGEDKPLKYPTMFNTADVVVITKMDLADAVGFDRDLCRENIDRARPGVPVIELSSRSGAGLDAWFAFVRGERA from the coding sequence ATGACGGTAGCGAATCCGCGCATCGTGACGGTGCGGCAGAACATCCTGAAGGCGAATGATCACACGGCGGCCGAGAACCGCGCGGCACTCAAAGCGGCGGGCGTGCGGGCGATCAATCTGGCGAGCAGTCCCGGTGCGGGCAAGACGGCGCTGCTGGAACGCACCCTGCGGGATCTGGCGGGGCAGGTGAGTATGGCGGTCGCGGTGGGGGATCTGGCGACCGAGAACGACGCGGCGCGGCTGCGGCAGCATGGCGCGCAGGCCGAGCAGATCGTCACGGGGACCATCTGTCATCTGGACGCGGCGATGGTGCAGGCGGTCCTGCCGCGTTTCGATCTGGCGGGGCTGGAGGTGCTGTTCCTGGAGAACGTCGGGAACCTCGTGTGCCCCAGTTCGTACGATCTGGGCGAGGCGGCCCGCGCGGTGCTGATCAGCACCACCGAGGGCGAGGACAAGCCGCTGAAGTACCCGACGATGTTCAACACGGCGGACGTGGTGGTGATCACGAAGATGGACCTCGCGGACGCGGTGGGGTTCGACCGGGACCTGTGCCGCGAGAACATCGACCGGGCGCGGCCCGGCGTGCCGGTCATCGAGCTGAGCAGCCGCAGCGGCGCGGGCCTGGACGCATGGTTCGCGTTCGTGCGGGGCGAGCGGGCGTGA
- a CDS encoding PAAR domain-containing protein, whose protein sequence is MPPAARLGDQHTCPQFSGWTPHVGGPITGGQPTVLIGGQPAARLGDPCVCAGPPDTITRGSSTVRIGGTPAARIGDTTAHGGQISAGCPTVNIGG, encoded by the coding sequence ATGCCCCCCGCAGCCCGCCTCGGCGATCAGCACACCTGCCCGCAGTTCAGCGGCTGGACCCCGCATGTCGGCGGCCCCATCACCGGCGGGCAGCCCACCGTCCTGATCGGCGGGCAGCCCGCCGCGCGCCTCGGGGACCCCTGCGTGTGCGCCGGACCGCCCGACACCATCACGCGCGGCAGCAGCACCGTCCGCATCGGCGGCACCCCCGCCGCGCGCATCGGGGACACCACCGCGCACGGCGGGCAGATCAGCGCCGGGTGCCCCACCGTGAACATCGGCGGCTGA
- the ureC gene encoding urease subunit alpha, which produces MRVTRKQYADLYGPTVGDRVRLGDTGLLIEVERDFTTYGEEVKFGGGKVIRDGLGQSSTATREDANVPDLVITNALILDHWGVVKADVGVKDGRITAIGKAGNPGTQDGVSPGLTIGASTEIVAGEGHILTAGGVDTHIHFIAPQQCWTALESGVTTMIGGGTGPTAGTSATTCTPGEWHIHRMLESLAGLPLNFGLLGKGNASTQPPLAEQIRAGALGLKLHEDWGTTPAAIHAALSVAEDFDIQVAIHTDTLNESGFVEDSIRAFAGRTIHTFHTEGAGGGHAPDIIKVAGLPNVLPSSTNPTMPFTVNTIHEHLDMLMVCHHLSPRIPEDVSFAESRIRPETIAAEDVLHDLGVFSMMSSDSQAMGRVGEVITRTWQTAHKMKLQRGPLGIPGLGTDTRADNLRARRYVAKYTINPAVAHGIAHEVGSVEVGKLADLVLWKPAFFGAKTALVIKGGLVVAAQMGDANASIPTPQPVYPRPMFAAHGGGPDATCLHFVSQASLDADNLPDLGRRYSAVQHTRDIGKRDMILNAETPDIHVNPETYEVRVNGEVVTCEPLDELPLAQRYFLF; this is translated from the coding sequence ATGCGTGTAACCCGGAAGCAGTACGCCGACCTGTACGGCCCCACCGTGGGTGACCGGGTGCGCCTGGGTGACACGGGCCTGCTGATCGAGGTGGAGCGGGACTTCACGACCTACGGCGAGGAGGTGAAGTTCGGGGGTGGGAAGGTCATCCGCGACGGGCTGGGCCAGAGCAGCACCGCCACCCGCGAGGATGCGAACGTGCCGGATCTGGTGATCACGAACGCGCTGATTCTGGATCACTGGGGCGTGGTGAAGGCGGACGTGGGCGTGAAGGACGGGCGGATCACGGCCATCGGGAAGGCGGGAAATCCCGGCACGCAGGACGGCGTGAGTCCGGGCCTGACGATCGGGGCGAGTACCGAGATCGTGGCGGGCGAGGGGCACATCCTCACGGCGGGCGGGGTGGACACGCACATTCACTTCATCGCGCCGCAGCAGTGCTGGACGGCGCTGGAGTCGGGCGTGACGACCATGATCGGTGGCGGCACCGGCCCCACGGCGGGCACGTCCGCGACGACCTGCACGCCGGGCGAGTGGCACATCCACCGCATGCTGGAATCCCTGGCGGGGCTGCCGCTGAATTTCGGCCTGCTCGGCAAGGGGAACGCCAGCACCCAGCCGCCGCTGGCGGAGCAGATCCGCGCCGGGGCGCTGGGCCTCAAGCTGCACGAGGACTGGGGGACCACGCCCGCCGCCATCCACGCCGCGCTGAGTGTGGCCGAGGACTTCGACATTCAGGTCGCGATTCACACCGACACGCTGAACGAGTCGGGGTTCGTCGAGGACTCCATCCGGGCGTTCGCGGGGCGCACCATCCACACCTTCCACACCGAGGGTGCCGGGGGCGGGCACGCGCCGGACATCATCAAGGTGGCGGGCCTGCCGAACGTCCTGCCGAGCAGCACCAACCCCACCATGCCGTTCACGGTGAACACCATCCACGAGCACCTCGACATGCTGATGGTCTGCCACCACCTCAGCCCGCGCATTCCCGAGGACGTGAGTTTCGCCGAGAGCCGCATCCGCCCCGAGACGATCGCCGCCGAGGACGTCCTGCACGACCTGGGCGTGTTCAGCATGATGAGCAGCGACAGTCAGGCGATGGGCCGCGTGGGCGAGGTCATCACCCGCACGTGGCAGACGGCGCACAAGATGAAACTCCAGCGCGGCCCGCTGGGCATTCCTGGCCTGGGCACTGACACCCGCGCGGACAACCTGCGCGCCCGGCGGTACGTCGCCAAGTACACCATCAACCCCGCCGTCGCCCACGGCATCGCGCACGAGGTCGGCAGCGTCGAGGTCGGCAAACTCGCCGATCTGGTGCTGTGGAAACCCGCCTTCTTCGGCGCGAAGACCGCGCTTGTCATCAAGGGTGGTCTGGTCGTCGCCGCGCAGATGGGCGACGCGAACGCTTCAATTCCCACGCCGCAGCCCGTGTACCCCCGCCCCATGTTTGCCGCACACGGCGGCGGGCCGGACGCCACCTGCCTGCACTTCGTGTCTCAGGCCAGCCTGGACGCAGACAACCTGCCGGACCTGGGCCGCCGCTACAGCGCCGTGCAGCACACCCGCGACATCGGCAAGCGGGACATGATCCTCAACGCCGAGACACCCGACATCCACGTCAACCCCGAAACCTACGAGGTCCGCGTGAACGGCGAGGTGGTCACCTGCGAACCCCTCGACGAACTGCCACTCGCGCAGCGGTACTTCCTGTTCTGA
- a CDS encoding hydrogenase/urease maturation nickel metallochaperone HypA encodes MHEASVALSLIDVASEVLREHGAAQASALTVRVGAWSSVVPEALQAAFPACAEGTPLEGARLSVVTVPGVGECPVHGRVTLDVTRGLRCPECGAPTPTLLAGDELELDELELVEPDLEDV; translated from the coding sequence GTGCATGAGGCGTCGGTTGCCCTGTCGCTGATCGACGTGGCCTCCGAAGTGTTGCGTGAGCACGGCGCGGCGCAGGCGTCGGCGTTGACGGTGCGGGTGGGGGCGTGGTCGAGCGTGGTGCCCGAGGCGTTGCAGGCGGCATTTCCCGCGTGTGCCGAGGGCACGCCGCTGGAGGGCGCGCGGCTGAGCGTGGTGACGGTGCCCGGCGTGGGCGAGTGCCCGGTGCATGGGCGCGTGACGCTGGACGTGACGCGGGGGCTGCGCTGCCCTGAATGCGGCGCGCCGACGCCGACGCTGCTGGCGGGCGATGAACTGGAGCTGGACGAGCTCGAACTGGTGGAACCTGATCTGGAGGACGTATGA
- a CDS encoding heavy metal translocating P-type ATPase, which yields MTSARPTTAELDYFVEGMDCPSCVRKIEGALQRLPGASQARTNLTRQSLTLTLDETRTSRQTLEATLRGLGHIPHPLGGPGSAPPAPRPWYRAAQGQLVLGSGALLAAAFLLGLLTPALAPWAYGAATVLGVAPLARKAVAAARAGDPFSINTLVTLAAVGALLIGEYAEAAVVVFLFAVGELLEGVAVGRARSGIQALAALAPKTALLLRGDRVLEVPADALRAGQTVQIQPGGRVPADGTILDGQSSLDDSPVTGESVPVFKGPGDPVYAGSVNAGGVLRVRVDREASDNTIARIIHLVEQAEASRAPVARFIDRFSRVYTPIVVLVAALTAFVPPLLGASLTEWVYKGVALLLIGCPCALVLSVPAAITSAVSAGARRGLLIKGGAALEAIGTVRTVAFDKTGTLTAGQPQVTDVTGLGQTEAQVLTLAAAAEQGSSHPLGRAILAAHAALGTPLPVAEAARALPGQAALAHVDGREVAVASPRYARQQADLGPLESPIAALEDQGKTVVVLLVDGAALGLIALRDEPRPDARAAVQDLRALGVTPVMLTGDNARTGQAVARSLGLEVHADLLPEDKLRLIRDLQRQGGVAMIGDGINDAPALAAADVGVAMGGGTDVALETAHAALLRPQVSGAADLIRLSRATMRVIRQNVAFAVGLKLVFLITTLLGITGLWPAVLSDTGATALVTANALRLLRFRPADQG from the coding sequence ATGACCAGCGCCCGCCCCACCACTGCCGAACTCGACTATTTCGTCGAGGGCATGGACTGCCCGTCGTGCGTGCGAAAGATCGAGGGTGCCTTGCAGCGGCTTCCCGGCGCGAGTCAGGCCCGCACCAACCTCACCCGGCAGTCGCTGACCCTGACCCTCGACGAGACCCGCACCAGCCGCCAGACGCTGGAAGCCACCCTGCGCGGCCTCGGGCACATCCCTCATCCCCTCGGTGGTCCAGGCAGCGCTCCCCCCGCCCCGCGCCCCTGGTACCGCGCCGCGCAGGGTCAGCTGGTCCTGGGCAGTGGCGCGTTGCTCGCCGCCGCGTTCCTGCTGGGGCTCCTGACGCCCGCGCTGGCTCCCTGGGCGTACGGGGCCGCGACCGTGCTGGGCGTGGCCCCGCTGGCCCGCAAGGCCGTGGCCGCCGCCCGCGCCGGGGACCCGTTCAGCATCAACACCCTGGTCACGCTGGCCGCCGTCGGCGCCCTGCTGATCGGCGAGTACGCCGAGGCGGCGGTCGTCGTGTTCCTGTTCGCCGTCGGGGAACTGCTCGAGGGCGTCGCGGTGGGCCGCGCCCGCAGCGGCATCCAGGCGCTCGCGGCGCTCGCCCCGAAGACCGCGCTGCTGCTGCGCGGCGACCGGGTCCTGGAAGTCCCCGCCGACGCCCTGCGCGCCGGGCAGACCGTGCAGATTCAGCCCGGCGGGCGCGTCCCCGCCGACGGCACCATCCTGGACGGGCAGTCCAGCCTCGACGATTCCCCCGTCACGGGCGAGAGTGTCCCGGTGTTCAAGGGACCCGGTGATCCCGTGTACGCGGGCAGCGTCAACGCGGGCGGCGTGCTGCGCGTCCGGGTGGACCGCGAGGCGAGCGACAACACCATCGCGCGGATCATCCACCTGGTCGAGCAGGCCGAGGCCAGCCGCGCGCCGGTCGCGCGGTTCATCGACCGCTTCTCACGGGTGTACACGCCCATCGTGGTGCTCGTCGCCGCGCTGACCGCGTTCGTTCCGCCGCTGCTGGGCGCCTCCCTGACCGAGTGGGTGTACAAGGGCGTGGCGCTGCTGCTGATCGGCTGCCCCTGCGCGCTCGTCCTGAGCGTCCCGGCGGCCATCACGAGTGCCGTCAGTGCGGGCGCCCGGCGCGGCCTGCTGATCAAGGGCGGCGCGGCCCTGGAAGCGATCGGCACGGTCCGCACCGTCGCGTTCGACAAGACCGGCACCCTGACCGCCGGGCAGCCGCAGGTGACGGACGTCACGGGGCTCGGCCAGACCGAGGCGCAGGTGCTGACCCTGGCCGCCGCCGCCGAGCAGGGCAGCAGTCACCCGCTGGGCCGCGCCATCCTGGCCGCGCACGCCGCGCTGGGCACGCCGCTGCCCGTCGCCGAGGCGGCCCGCGCCCTGCCCGGACAGGCCGCGCTGGCCCACGTGGACGGCCGCGAGGTCGCCGTCGCCTCGCCCCGCTACGCCCGGCAGCAGGCCGACCTCGGCCCGCTGGAATCGCCGATCGCCGCGCTGGAGGACCAGGGCAAGACGGTCGTCGTGCTGCTCGTGGACGGCGCGGCCCTCGGCCTGATCGCCCTGCGGGACGAACCGCGCCCCGACGCGCGGGCCGCCGTGCAGGACCTGCGGGCGCTGGGCGTCACGCCCGTCATGCTGACCGGCGACAACGCCCGCACCGGGCAGGCCGTCGCCCGCAGCCTGGGACTTGAGGTGCACGCCGACCTGCTCCCCGAGGACAAACTGCGCCTGATCCGCGACCTGCAGCGCCAGGGCGGCGTCGCCATGATCGGCGACGGCATCAACGACGCCCCGGCCCTGGCCGCCGCCGACGTGGGCGTCGCCATGGGCGGCGGGACCGACGTCGCGCTGGAAACGGCGCACGCCGCGCTGCTGCGCCCGCAGGTGAGCGGCGCGGCCGACCTGATCCGCCTGTCGCGCGCCACGATGCGCGTCATCCGGCAGAACGTCGCGTTCGCGGTGGGCCTGAAACTGGTGTTCCTGATCACCACGCTGCTCGGCATCACCGGCCTGTGGCCCGCGGTGCTGTCCGATACGGGCGCCACCGCGCTCGTCACCGCGAACGCCCTGCGCCTCCTGCGCTTCCGCCCCGCGGATCAGGGCTGA
- a CDS encoding ATP-binding protein → MTTERGAAPWTDLIRALTRATTLDELQVALDHAAPVTGLRAHLTPWTPDGGTPLPRVGAPVATLDVQGPGADAAALTDLLDVCLTRIGGALPPQLGSDGAVGAFLQVTGRLASALEFGDLNRRVSDVLRDLIPEVTVSVLECVGTRWVVRFVSDNATSEVQAPVPDGLVAESPALRAAEAHDGPVFIDDWNADEQRIPASVAYRVAALQAFHTPEWPVMVLSAGCRDRRAWSARERGVFTGAARAYGQALDRVARAHQLAVERATLLALVEFKERAAHSMNVADLAGQAAQVLVTTLEQVTVAYLAPADSLDRWRAGTLHGELPERLAQQLRAGVPIMGGPLASLFSEGEARFIPNFTDVPFTVPGLDAFGAVALYPVLDQGQPVGLLAMGTRRAPEWTARERSVFRAVGRSLAQAMDRDARERRLASQHAELQAQARSLQAFAQLSRDLGAQEDRYALIRRAQDVTLSLLPPGFAVYYEPDGGLWRLRSQVGSLRNPDLQDAVDRGLPLEDARNLLIPWQSGLPYYQDTYDPATDALGDAADSVGSTATVPLRQAGEPIGVFGIVQYSPRPWTATERALIEGVTRSLQLALDRAASVTELRRTSQDTARSNAALQAANEELEAFAYSVSHDLRAPVRHIAGFTDLLRRTLGDLSGQPKAERYLNIITESAGQMNALIDAMLVLSRVTRQELHLSDVDLGALVRGVQVSLAPELEGRPLNLRVSPLPTVQADAALMRQVMTNLLSNAVKYTARRADPLIEVWADPLPGAWRVNVRDNGVGFDPAYAHKLFGVFQRLHRAEEFGGTGVGLANVRRIIQRHGGQVDAEGKPGAGATFSFTLPTATATATAAS, encoded by the coding sequence ATGACCACCGAGCGCGGCGCTGCCCCCTGGACGGACCTGATCCGGGCCCTCACGCGGGCCACCACCCTGGATGAACTTCAGGTGGCCCTGGATCACGCCGCGCCGGTCACCGGCCTGCGTGCCCACCTCACGCCCTGGACGCCCGACGGTGGCACGCCCCTGCCCCGCGTCGGCGCGCCGGTCGCCACGCTGGACGTGCAGGGACCCGGTGCGGACGCCGCAGCCCTGACTGACCTGCTCGACGTGTGCCTGACCCGCATCGGGGGGGCGCTCCCGCCACAACTCGGCTCGGACGGGGCGGTGGGGGCGTTCCTGCAGGTCACCGGGCGCCTCGCGTCCGCACTGGAGTTCGGTGACCTGAACCGCCGGGTGTCCGACGTGCTGCGCGACCTCATCCCGGAGGTGACGGTCAGTGTCTTGGAGTGCGTCGGGACGCGCTGGGTGGTCCGGTTCGTGTCCGACAACGCCACCAGTGAAGTTCAGGCGCCCGTCCCGGACGGTCTGGTCGCGGAATCCCCGGCACTCCGCGCGGCCGAGGCGCACGACGGACCCGTGTTCATCGACGACTGGAACGCCGACGAGCAGCGGATCCCGGCCAGCGTCGCCTACCGCGTCGCGGCCCTTCAGGCCTTCCACACGCCGGAATGGCCGGTCATGGTCCTGAGTGCCGGGTGCCGTGACCGCCGCGCGTGGAGTGCCCGTGAACGCGGCGTGTTCACCGGCGCCGCCCGCGCCTACGGGCAGGCGCTCGACCGGGTCGCGCGGGCGCATCAGCTGGCCGTGGAGCGCGCCACGCTGCTCGCGCTGGTGGAGTTCAAGGAACGCGCCGCGCACTCCATGAACGTCGCGGATCTCGCCGGGCAGGCCGCGCAGGTGCTCGTCACGACGCTGGAGCAGGTCACGGTCGCGTACCTCGCCCCGGCGGACTCGCTGGACCGCTGGCGGGCCGGGACGCTGCACGGCGAGCTGCCCGAGCGGCTCGCGCAGCAGTTGCGGGCCGGGGTGCCGATCATGGGCGGTCCCCTCGCGTCCCTGTTCAGCGAGGGAGAGGCGCGGTTCATCCCGAACTTCACGGACGTGCCGTTCACGGTGCCGGGCCTCGACGCGTTCGGCGCGGTCGCCCTGTACCCGGTGCTGGACCAGGGGCAGCCGGTGGGGCTGCTGGCGATGGGCACGCGGCGCGCCCCGGAATGGACGGCGCGGGAACGCAGCGTGTTCCGCGCGGTGGGCCGCAGCCTCGCGCAGGCCATGGACCGCGACGCCCGCGAGCGTCGCCTCGCCAGCCAGCACGCCGAACTGCAGGCCCAGGCGCGGTCCCTGCAGGCCTTCGCGCAGCTCAGCCGGGACCTGGGCGCGCAGGAGGACCGCTACGCCCTGATCCGCCGCGCGCAGGACGTCACCCTGAGCCTGCTGCCGCCCGGATTCGCGGTGTACTACGAACCGGACGGCGGGCTGTGGCGGCTGCGGTCACAGGTGGGCAGCCTGCGCAACCCGGACCTGCAGGACGCCGTGGACCGGGGGCTGCCCCTGGAGGACGCCCGCAACCTGCTGATTCCCTGGCAGAGTGGCCTGCCGTACTACCAGGACACCTACGATCCGGCCACCGACGCGCTGGGGGACGCCGCCGACAGCGTGGGGTCCACCGCGACCGTGCCGCTGCGGCAGGCCGGTGAACCCATCGGGGTGTTCGGGATCGTGCAGTACAGCCCGCGCCCGTGGACGGCGACGGAACGCGCGCTGATCGAGGGCGTCACCCGCAGCCTGCAACTCGCGCTGGACCGCGCCGCGAGCGTCACGGAACTGCGCCGCACCTCGCAGGACACGGCGCGCAGCAACGCCGCGCTGCAGGCCGCGAACGAGGAACTGGAGGCCTTCGCGTACTCGGTCAGTCACGACCTGCGCGCCCCGGTGCGGCACATCGCGGGTTTCACGGACCTGCTGCGCCGGACCCTGGGGGACCTGAGCGGGCAGCCCAAGGCCGAGCGGTACCTGAACATCATCACCGAGTCCGCCGGGCAGATGAACGCCCTGATCGACGCGATGCTGGTCCTGTCGCGCGTCACGCGGCAGGAACTGCACCTGAGCGACGTGGACCTCGGGGCGCTCGTGCGGGGCGTGCAGGTCAGCCTCGCGCCGGAACTGGAGGGGCGCCCCCTGAACCTGCGCGTATCGCCACTGCCGACCGTGCAGGCCGACGCCGCGCTGATGCGGCAGGTCATGACCAACCTGCTGTCGAACGCCGTGAAGTACACCGCGCGCCGCGCCGACCCCCTGATCGAGGTGTGGGCCGACCCGCTGCCCGGCGCGTGGCGCGTGAACGTCCGCGACAACGGCGTGGGGTTCGATCCGGCGTACGCCCACAAGCTGTTCGGGGTGTTCCAGCGCCTGCACCGCGCCGAGGAGTTCGGTGGCACCGGGGTGGGACTGGCGAACGTGCGCCGCATCATCCAGCGGCACGGCGGGCAGGTGGACGCCGAAGGGAAGCCCGGTGCGGGCGCGACCTTCTCGTTCACGCTGCCGACAGCCACAGCCACAGCCACGGCCGCGTCCTGA